GGTCGGCAGCATACTTGGCATGGACGTGCGCATTGGCGCGCCGAAAAACCTCCAGCCCGACGCGGAGCTGATAAAAACATGCCGGGAAATCGCCAGAACCTCCGGCGCCCGCATTACGGTCACGGATGATGCCGGCGCTGCGGTAAAAGGCGTGGACTACATTCACACCGACGTCTGGGTTTCAATGGGCGAGCCGAAAGAAGTGTGGGAGGAAAGGATCAAATTGCTCAGGCCCTACCAGGTCAATCCGGAAATCATGAAGAAATCGGGCAATCCGAACGTCAGATTCATGCACTGCCTGCCGGCGTTCCACAACGCCGACACGAAAGTCGGCAAACAGGTTTCCGAACAGTTCGGCCTCACTGCCGGGATCGAAGTGACGGAAGAGGTGTTCGAATCGCCAGCCTGCATCGCTTTCGATCAGGCGGAAAACCGGATGCATACCATCAAGGCCGTGATGGTCGCCACACTGGGAAACTGAAAACCATCAAGCTGGTTTGTGCCGGGGCCGGGCCGATTCCTGAGTTGAAAATCAGGATTCAGAGCCCGGCCCCGGTTCTGTTTCATTATCGGACATGCGCCGGAACCGCAGGCGGCGTCAGCGCGGCGCGGCGTTCTTCACAAATCCGTCATTATGGAGCACGTTCCGTTCGCCTGTTCCGGTTCCGCCTATTTTCCCAGCAGCTCGTTTTCCATGAATTTTGCGGCGGCGGAAACCACCGTGTTATCATCCTGCATGAGCTGGGCCTCCAGAAGATGCAAAGGGGCGCAGGATTTAACTATTCTGGCGGTCACCACGACCTTTTTCCCGCACCGCACGGGCTTTTTATATTTTATGGCCAGTTCCGCCGTGAAAGCCGCAATGTTGTGCGCGAACAGGCAATTGGTCATGGCGCTGTCCATAAGTGCGGCGATCACACCGCCATGCAAACAGCCTTTATAACCTTCAAACATGAATTTGCCCATAAATTCCGCTTTCAGACTTGAGTCCGCCAGCAATTCAAACCGCAGTTTCAGGCCGACGGGGTTTTTGCCGCCGCACACAATGCAGGTATCATGCAGTTTCGCCTGGATACGGTTCAGTGTCGCAATATCGGCCATTGCGCTACTCGCAAAATACCGCGGCGGCTATGACCGTTGTCCAGACGCCATTCGCGGCTATGGCGGACTGCGTCATGTTTGTTGTTTTGACTATCTCGCCGCTCATGCGCCAGATCTGACGTTTCGTATCCCACGACGAATGGGCGTCAAACACCAGCCCCATCGTGGTGGAAAGCATCATGGCGGCAAGATCTTCGGCATAATCGCCCGACATCCGG
This portion of the Elusimicrobiaceae bacterium genome encodes:
- a CDS encoding ornithine carbamoyltransferase subunit F (catalyzes the formation of ornithine and carbamylphosphate from citrulline in the arginine catabolic pathway); translated protein: VGSILGMDVRIGAPKNLQPDAELIKTCREIARTSGARITVTDDAGAAVKGVDYIHTDVWVSMGEPKEVWEERIKLLRPYQVNPEIMKKSGNPNVRFMHCLPAFHNADTKVGKQVSEQFGLTAGIEVTEEVFESPACIAFDQAENRMHTIKAVMVATLGN
- a CDS encoding PaaI family thioesterase, whose amino-acid sequence is MADIATLNRIQAKLHDTCIVCGGKNPVGLKLRFELLADSSLKAEFMGKFMFEGYKGCLHGGVIAALMDSAMTNCLFAHNIAAFTAELAIKYKKPVRCGKKVVVTARIVKSCAPLHLLEAQLMQDDNTVVSAAAKFMENELLGK